One Phycisphaerae bacterium genomic region harbors:
- the fliS gene encoding flagellar export chaperone FliS, with amino-acid sequence MSQYDKAKSEYLRTKILTASPEELQLMLYDGAIKFTEEARLAISEGRLEEAHAASVRAQNIVLELSSSLDHEAEPELCGKLASLYNFIYRRLIEGNVKRDAAALEDALKILTYQRETWEMLMAKLAAQKKADQAEVEDGNPAEEPAERPSLSLSV; translated from the coding sequence ATGAGCCAGTATGACAAGGCGAAGAGCGAGTACCTGCGGACCAAGATCCTGACCGCGTCTCCGGAAGAGCTTCAGTTGATGCTTTACGACGGCGCGATCAAGTTCACCGAAGAGGCCCGCCTGGCCATTTCCGAGGGCCGGCTCGAGGAGGCCCACGCCGCCAGCGTTCGCGCCCAGAACATCGTTCTGGAGCTCTCATCCAGCCTCGACCACGAGGCCGAACCGGAGCTCTGCGGCAAACTCGCCAGCCTGTACAATTTCATCTACCGCCGGCTGATCGAAGGCAACGTCAAACGGGACGCCGCCGCCCTGGAAGACGCACTGAAGATCCTGACGTATCAACGGGAGACGTGGGAGATGCTGATGGCCAAACTCGCCGCGCAGAAGAAGGCGGATCAGGCGGAGGTCGAAGACGGGAATCCCGCCGAGGAGCCGGCGGAACGGCCGAGCCTCAGCCTCAGCGTCTAG
- a CDS encoding nitroreductase: protein MDVYQAATSRRTIRLFQQKPIPADLMEKILDAGRLAPSAANRQVLEFLVIEEPQNRQKLFEQTAWAGYVKPRRTPPEGKRPMAYVIVLVRDKELNWINAADAGAAMQNMILTAWAAGVGSCWIGSVTRQKVIELFSVPEDRHLFGVLALGYPAERPVAEILEDSIEYWLDEQDVLHVPKRRLSSIVHHEDFCQD from the coding sequence ATGGACGTCTATCAAGCCGCGACCTCGCGAAGGACGATCCGGCTGTTTCAACAGAAACCCATCCCAGCCGACCTGATGGAGAAAATTCTGGACGCCGGCCGGCTGGCCCCCTCAGCGGCCAATCGCCAGGTCCTGGAGTTCCTCGTGATCGAGGAGCCTCAGAACCGCCAGAAACTCTTCGAGCAGACCGCCTGGGCCGGCTACGTCAAGCCGCGCCGCACGCCGCCCGAAGGCAAACGCCCGATGGCCTACGTGATCGTCCTGGTCCGCGATAAGGAGCTGAACTGGATTAACGCCGCCGACGCCGGGGCCGCCATGCAGAACATGATCCTGACCGCCTGGGCCGCCGGCGTGGGCTCCTGCTGGATCGGGTCGGTGACCCGCCAGAAGGTGATCGAGCTGTTCAGCGTGCCCGAAGACCGGCACCTCTTCGGCGTGCTCGCCCTGGGCTATCCGGCGGAGCGCCCCGTCGCCGAGATCCTCGAAGACTCGATTGAATACTGGCTCGACGAACAGGACGTCCTGCACGTGCCCAAGCGGCGGCTCAGCAGCATCGTCCACCACGAGGACTTCTGTCAAGATTGA
- a CDS encoding YlbF family regulator, producing MADVIKMAEDLGKEIAKDAATKRYIALQNELNADPQAQKLLEEYEQQAHRMAGLEAQGQPIEPEDKHKLSRLQADLSGNASVKKFMAAQVEYANLMRKVNQAVMGQVFPAEKGQSGPQVAQ from the coding sequence ATGGCGGACGTGATCAAGATGGCGGAAGACCTCGGCAAGGAGATTGCCAAAGACGCCGCGACCAAACGCTACATCGCGCTGCAGAACGAGTTGAACGCGGACCCGCAGGCCCAGAAGCTGCTGGAGGAATACGAGCAGCAGGCCCACCGGATGGCTGGGCTGGAGGCTCAGGGCCAGCCGATCGAGCCGGAGGACAAGCACAAGCTCTCGCGTCTCCAGGCCGACCTGTCGGGCAACGCGAGCGTCAAGAAGTTCATGGCCGCCCAGGTCGAATACGCCAATCTGATGCGCAAGGTCAATCAGGCGGTGATGGGCCAGGTGTTCCCGGCGGAGAAGGGGCAGTCGGGCCCGCAGGTCGCCCAGTAG
- a CDS encoding HAD family hydrolase, with translation MTYPAAIFDLDGTLADTLRDLADATNWGLAELGQPTHPVQAYRLMVGEGRNVLCQRALPSDRQDLTPRLEELMTRYYGEHCFDFTAPYPGIEELLKALQAANIRMAVLSNKPQPFVDLTIEKLFGAFRFDAVCGEGAGIARKPDPAGALAIAEKLDLPPATIAYVGDTWIDMETAVKAGMFAIGVTWGFRDRRELEDSGAQAIVDTPADLARLLLGGR, from the coding sequence ATGACCTACCCGGCTGCGATCTTCGACCTCGACGGCACCCTGGCTGACACCCTGCGCGACCTAGCCGACGCCACCAACTGGGGCCTGGCCGAACTGGGCCAGCCGACCCATCCCGTGCAGGCCTACCGCCTCATGGTCGGCGAAGGACGTAACGTCCTCTGCCAGCGGGCTTTGCCGTCCGACCGCCAGGACCTCACGCCCCGGCTCGAGGAACTGATGACCCGGTACTACGGCGAGCACTGCTTCGATTTCACCGCCCCCTATCCGGGCATCGAGGAACTGCTCAAGGCCCTCCAGGCGGCCAACATCCGTATGGCTGTGCTGTCGAACAAGCCCCAGCCGTTCGTCGACCTGACCATCGAAAAGCTCTTCGGGGCGTTCCGGTTCGACGCGGTCTGCGGCGAGGGCGCGGGTATCGCCCGCAAACCCGACCCGGCCGGAGCCCTGGCGATCGCGGAAAAACTCGATCTGCCGCCCGCCACGATCGCCTACGTGGGCGATACCTGGATCGACATGGAGACGGCGGTGAAGGCCGGCATGTTCGCCATCGGGGTGACCTGGGGCTTTCGCGACCGTCGGGAACTCGAGGACTCCGGCGCCCAGGCGATCGTCGATACGCCAGCCGACCTGGCCCGCCTGCTGCTGGGTGGCCGATGA
- a CDS encoding 16S rRNA (uracil(1498)-N(3))-methyltransferase: MARQTRLYVPRIEAGPVRVTGPEAHHARSVLRLGAGETVELFDGAGRSAAAQVRSADKDALELTVGEIRTDPPAETRLVLATAIPKGPVQPCLVSHAAEVGVDAFWPVVCRYSAVRDVSAARWQRWLVETCKQSGRNSLPEVAEPVTLAEALDRTGDFDLKVFGSTQTDQLAREPLAKAWRTAIVFVGPEGGLCDEEERLLIERGVQPVRLGHYVMRVETAAAALAALLIGNREPRR, translated from the coding sequence ATGGCTCGGCAGACCCGGCTCTACGTCCCGCGGATCGAGGCCGGACCGGTCAGGGTGACCGGCCCGGAAGCCCACCACGCCCGCAGCGTGTTGCGGCTGGGTGCGGGCGAGACGGTGGAACTCTTCGATGGCGCCGGTCGAAGCGCAGCGGCCCAGGTCCGCTCGGCCGACAAAGATGCCCTGGAACTGACGGTGGGCGAAATCCGGACCGATCCGCCGGCTGAGACCCGACTGGTGTTGGCCACCGCCATTCCCAAAGGGCCGGTCCAGCCGTGCCTGGTCAGCCACGCCGCGGAGGTCGGCGTGGACGCCTTCTGGCCGGTGGTCTGCCGGTACAGCGCCGTGCGGGACGTCTCCGCGGCGAGGTGGCAACGGTGGCTGGTCGAAACGTGCAAGCAGTCCGGCCGAAACTCGCTTCCGGAGGTGGCCGAACCGGTCACGCTGGCTGAGGCACTGGATCGCACCGGGGATTTCGACCTGAAAGTCTTCGGCTCGACCCAGACGGATCAATTAGCCCGCGAACCGCTCGCGAAGGCGTGGCGAACCGCCATCGTGTTCGTCGGTCCTGAAGGCGGCCTCTGCGACGAGGAGGAACGCCTCCTGATCGAACGCGGAGTTCAGCCGGTGCGATTGGGACATTACGTCATGCGGGTGGAAACCGCCGCCGCCGCCCTCGCCGCCCTTCTGATCGGGAATCGCGAACCACGCAGATAG
- the rnr gene encoding ribonuclease R, with product MSKQQTMQKNILAGLAGAQGQPTDWQDLAEKLGVNKDQYPQFKAAIDQLRRDGRLVIGEDNSIHLPPPGGRIIGTFQGNQKGFGFVSPFDPSSTEDLYIPAQETLDAMTGDVVEATVRRRQVRGQMRSYGEITRIITRGKDKFVGTLMRAANRWMVQTDGRVIHQPIAVDDVGAKEARPGDRVVVRLTEFPQQEQLARGVVIEVLGAEGEYEAELGAVIREFDLPEAFPAEVDNDLDRVIERFNRQVLPELTKGKLPAGRQDLRDELTFTIDPVDARDFDDAISIRATRDGFELGVHIADVSYFVETEGPIDREAAERGNSVYLPRKVIPMIPEALSNGLCSLQQDQDRMTKSVFIAYDRKGQVKGTRFANSVIRSKQRLTYDQATGVLDGKTDGIAPAVVAAIKQAEDLAKRILQRRRAEGMLHLMLPEVELVYNDKGEVVDAHPADDSFSHTIIEMFMVEANEAVARLLDSCNVPFLQRIHPEPEQAAFEQLSKFLTLFGLKLPKQPDRSDLQRLIQTSAGKPSSFAVNIAILRSLQKAEYSTKNPGHFALASSHYCHFTSPIRRYPDLTVHRLLDEHFAGRLKKNARKLRDHAYALEEIGSRCNFTERQAESAERQLTETLVLQLLAQQIGRHYQGVVSGVSALGAFVQLSKFLADGLLKVEELGSDWWELNVEGGYIQGRRSKRRIAIGDPIEVKIVAADPLRRRLDLAPVDEKLLARAERSPRRPERGERAKPAKERGKSKSGARRGKRRR from the coding sequence ATGAGCAAGCAACAGACGATGCAGAAGAATATCCTGGCCGGCCTGGCCGGGGCGCAGGGGCAACCGACCGACTGGCAGGACCTGGCGGAGAAGTTGGGGGTCAACAAGGATCAGTATCCGCAGTTCAAAGCCGCCATCGACCAGCTCCGCCGCGACGGACGGCTGGTGATCGGCGAAGACAACTCGATTCACCTGCCGCCGCCCGGCGGCCGGATCATCGGCACCTTCCAGGGCAACCAAAAGGGTTTCGGGTTCGTCTCTCCCTTTGATCCATCATCGACCGAAGACCTCTACATCCCAGCCCAGGAGACGCTGGACGCGATGACCGGCGACGTGGTCGAGGCCACCGTCCGCCGCCGACAGGTCCGCGGCCAGATGCGCTCCTACGGCGAGATCACGCGAATCATCACGCGGGGCAAGGACAAGTTCGTCGGCACGCTCATGCGGGCGGCCAACCGATGGATGGTCCAGACCGACGGCAGGGTGATCCATCAACCGATCGCGGTCGATGACGTCGGCGCCAAGGAGGCCCGGCCGGGCGACCGCGTGGTGGTGCGGCTGACCGAATTTCCGCAACAGGAGCAGCTTGCCCGCGGCGTGGTAATCGAGGTGCTCGGCGCCGAAGGCGAGTACGAAGCGGAACTGGGCGCGGTGATCCGCGAGTTCGACCTGCCCGAGGCGTTTCCAGCCGAGGTCGATAACGATCTGGACCGGGTCATCGAACGGTTCAACCGCCAGGTGCTTCCGGAACTGACCAAGGGCAAGCTGCCCGCGGGCCGGCAGGACCTGCGGGATGAACTGACCTTCACCATCGATCCGGTCGACGCACGGGACTTCGACGACGCCATCTCGATCCGCGCCACCCGCGACGGCTTCGAACTGGGCGTGCACATCGCCGACGTCTCCTACTTCGTCGAAACCGAAGGACCGATCGACCGCGAAGCCGCCGAACGCGGCAACAGCGTCTACCTGCCGCGGAAGGTCATTCCAATGATCCCCGAGGCCCTGAGCAACGGCTTGTGCAGCCTTCAGCAGGATCAGGATCGGATGACCAAGAGCGTCTTTATCGCCTACGACCGCAAAGGCCAGGTCAAAGGCACGCGGTTCGCCAACAGCGTGATCCGCTCGAAACAGCGGCTGACCTACGACCAGGCGACCGGAGTCCTCGACGGCAAAACCGACGGGATCGCCCCAGCCGTCGTGGCGGCCATCAAACAGGCTGAAGACCTGGCCAAGAGGATCCTGCAACGCCGACGCGCCGAAGGCATGCTCCACCTGATGCTGCCGGAGGTCGAACTGGTCTACAACGACAAGGGTGAGGTCGTCGACGCCCATCCGGCCGACGACAGCTTTTCGCACACCATCATCGAAATGTTCATGGTCGAGGCCAACGAGGCGGTCGCCCGGCTTCTGGACTCCTGCAACGTGCCCTTCCTGCAGCGAATCCATCCGGAGCCCGAACAGGCGGCCTTCGAGCAGCTCAGCAAGTTTCTGACCCTCTTCGGACTCAAGCTGCCCAAGCAGCCCGACCGGTCGGACCTCCAGCGGCTGATCCAGACCTCGGCCGGTAAACCGTCGAGTTTCGCGGTCAACATCGCGATCCTGCGAAGCCTCCAGAAGGCGGAGTATTCCACCAAGAACCCCGGTCACTTCGCCCTCGCCAGCAGCCACTACTGCCACTTCACCTCGCCGATCAGGCGCTATCCGGACCTGACCGTGCACCGCCTGCTCGACGAGCATTTCGCCGGACGGCTCAAGAAAAACGCCCGGAAGCTGCGCGACCACGCCTATGCGCTGGAGGAAATCGGCAGCCGCTGCAACTTCACCGAACGTCAGGCCGAAAGCGCCGAGCGCCAGCTTACCGAAACGCTGGTCCTGCAACTGCTCGCTCAGCAGATCGGCCGGCACTACCAGGGCGTCGTCAGCGGCGTCAGCGCCCTTGGCGCGTTCGTGCAGCTCAGCAAGTTCCTGGCCGATGGACTACTGAAGGTCGAGGAACTCGGCAGCGACTGGTGGGAACTGAACGTCGAGGGCGGCTACATCCAGGGACGGCGCTCCAAGCGCCGGATCGCCATCGGCGACCCCATCGAGGTCAAGATCGTCGCCGCCGATCCGCTGCGGCGACGGCTCGACCTGGCCCCGGTCGACGAGAAGCTGCTGGCCCGCGCCGAACGTTCGCCCAGACGACCCGAACGCGGCGAACGGGCCAAACCCGCCAAGGAACGCGGCAAGTCGAAATCCGGCGCGCGGCGAGGCAAACGCCGCCGCTGA
- the acpS gene encoding holo-ACP synthase, whose amino-acid sequence MTKILGHGIDLVEVHRIEELAERYGERFLARVFTETELEYCRARKRRWEHLAGRFAVKEAVLKAIGTGWRGQIAWTDVAVVNDPLGRPTVVLGGHTKMLAEQKGIAEIQISISHTEQHAIASALALGE is encoded by the coding sequence ATGACGAAGATACTCGGACACGGCATCGATCTGGTCGAGGTCCATCGCATCGAGGAACTCGCGGAGCGGTATGGCGAGCGGTTTCTCGCCCGTGTGTTCACCGAGACGGAGCTGGAGTACTGCCGGGCCCGCAAACGCCGCTGGGAGCATCTGGCTGGGCGGTTCGCGGTCAAGGAGGCGGTGCTCAAGGCGATCGGGACGGGATGGCGGGGGCAGATCGCGTGGACCGACGTGGCGGTGGTGAACGATCCGTTGGGCCGGCCCACCGTTGTCCTGGGCGGCCACACCAAAATGCTGGCGGAGCAGAAGGGGATCGCCGAGATCCAGATTTCGATCAGCCACACCGAGCAGCACGCCATCGCTTCGGCTTTGGCGCTGGGGGAATGA
- a CDS encoding CAP domain-containing protein — protein sequence MNTRYLPRKSFILPVLLLLSMAAVGGCDGSGPSILPSNFLSPEQEAVLSQEVLELTNDERVEAGLAPLTWNATLAEAAAAHGEDMIERNYFDHESPEGENVADRVTARGYVYMLVGENIAAGQDSPEEVVDAWMNSEGHRANILRPEFIELGVGVKRNYAGRYYWVQVFGTPMPE from the coding sequence ATGAACACCCGCTACCTGCCCCGTAAGTCCTTTATTCTGCCGGTTTTACTGCTATTGTCCATGGCGGCGGTTGGCGGATGCGACGGCAGCGGCCCCAGCATTCTTCCAAGCAACTTCCTTTCGCCCGAGCAGGAGGCCGTCCTGTCGCAGGAGGTGTTGGAATTGACCAACGACGAGCGGGTCGAGGCGGGGTTGGCTCCGCTGACCTGGAATGCGACGTTGGCTGAGGCGGCGGCCGCCCACGGCGAGGACATGATCGAGCGGAACTACTTCGACCACGAATCGCCGGAGGGCGAAAACGTGGCCGATCGCGTGACCGCGCGGGGCTACGTGTACATGCTGGTCGGCGAGAACATCGCAGCGGGACAGGACTCGCCCGAAGAGGTCGTTGACGCCTGGATGAACAGCGAAGGGCACCGGGCGAACATCCTGCGGCCGGAGTTCATCGAACTGGGCGTGGGCGTCAAGCGCAACTACGCGGGCCGCTACTACTGGGTCCAGGTTTTCGGCACGCCGATGCCGGAGTAG
- a CDS encoding hydroxyacid dehydrogenase: MSLQLENHEMQALMAVPQETFKSCFTCEQIDRLRRQLAVAPSNPCEELPETIDLDWIGRRIGEADILITGWGTPGLTDEIIARAPKLRAIAHSAGSIKHLAPASAYQRHIAVTNCRHALALGVAESTVGMIIAACKMFIPLDRVIERGGWRGTEWDEWVMELYNIRIGVVGASEVGKHLLNLLKSFQVERVVYDPYASAERIAEYGAAKVELDELCASSEVVVLCAPATDETRHMIGRRQLALMKDRVRFVNPSRGSIVDEQALIEKLAEGRMYAVLDVTDPEPPAKDNPLRQSPYCAMFTHIAGHASNGRRRQGQLVVEEIEKFLADGTFRWQVDPKTLGRMA; encoded by the coding sequence ATGAGCCTGCAGTTGGAGAACCACGAGATGCAAGCGTTGATGGCTGTCCCTCAGGAGACGTTCAAGAGCTGTTTCACCTGCGAGCAGATCGACCGGCTCAGGCGGCAGCTTGCGGTGGCGCCCTCAAATCCGTGCGAGGAACTGCCCGAGACGATCGATCTGGACTGGATCGGCCGGCGGATCGGCGAGGCGGACATCCTGATCACCGGCTGGGGCACGCCGGGACTGACCGACGAGATCATCGCCAGGGCGCCGAAGCTCCGGGCGATCGCCCACTCAGCCGGGTCGATCAAGCACCTGGCGCCGGCGTCGGCGTATCAACGGCACATCGCGGTGACCAACTGCCGTCACGCGCTGGCCCTGGGCGTGGCCGAGTCGACGGTCGGCATGATCATCGCGGCGTGCAAGATGTTCATCCCGCTGGACCGGGTGATCGAGCGGGGCGGCTGGCGCGGCACGGAGTGGGATGAGTGGGTCATGGAATTGTACAACATCCGGATCGGCGTGGTCGGAGCCAGCGAGGTCGGCAAGCACCTGCTGAACCTGTTGAAGAGCTTTCAGGTCGAGCGGGTGGTCTACGATCCCTACGCCTCCGCCGAACGAATCGCGGAATACGGGGCGGCGAAGGTCGAACTCGACGAGCTGTGCGCGAGCAGCGAGGTGGTTGTGCTGTGCGCTCCGGCCACCGATGAGACGCGGCACATGATCGGCCGCAGGCAGCTCGCTCTGATGAAGGATCGCGTGCGTTTCGTCAACCCGTCGCGAGGCTCGATCGTCGATGAGCAGGCGTTGATCGAGAAGCTGGCGGAGGGCCGCATGTACGCGGTTTTGGACGTGACGGACCCGGAGCCGCCGGCCAAGGACAATCCGCTTCGCCAGAGTCCGTACTGCGCGATGTTCACGCACATCGCCGGCCACGCCTCGAACGGCCGCAGGCGGCAGGGCCAGCTCGTGGTCGAGGAGATCGAGAAGTTCCTCGCCGACGGGACGTTTCGATGGCAGGTGGACCCCAAGACCCTGGGCCGCATGGCGTAG
- the fliD gene encoding flagellar filament capping protein FliD, whose amino-acid sequence MGTISSSTGLISGLDIESLVSSLIAVETRPITLLENQKKGLEAERTAFMTVSARLLSLKLSVVPFKSGVTFRPRSASSSDENVLTAKASSSASPGSYSFRVRQLAQTHQMVSSGFSDPDLSPISPGTITIEMGQGRLDRETELNFLNGHQGVRRGVIRITDRSGGSAEVDLGSAVTVQDVIDQINQTSGISVRASIDGDRLVLTDQTGQSTGNLIVEDMHQGYAAQDLGIAGIGTEGVITGQDLVRITETTTLKALNDGAGVRSSRDASADLHIKLHSGVEFDVGLPEALTLDTSLSMLNRGKGVRLGAIQITMRNGDEKIVDLTGATTLGDVASKISTATDGKVTLGTVGTGVRLSDSTGGEGTLKIENFGGSYAASDLGIDKESEEGQAIVSGDDIFFTLSTVGDVIRAVQDAADRSAAGPGALTARVAADGKRIELIDNTTGAGAFEISSANESGLAEDLGLAGVFDGSTAEGRRVVSGLNAVLLRSLNGGSGVELGQIRIQDRTGGEATLDLSTAETLDDVLAAINNSPDVNVRAELNQAGTGIVVRDMTGATTGNFRISGAMAEQLGIAYDGEAATVDSGNNQFRYVSENTLLSELNGGRGISSGSFTVTDSTGNQKRFAVASNNDMTVGALVDIINKETAEGRLNVTASINANGDGILLTDTGDGAGTLTVADNAGGRTARDLRIAGKSETSGNGTIDGSYEYRIEVDSGDGLQAVVDKINALGVPIKAGIINDGSQINGYRLSLSSELSGKDGRMIVNWGQTDLAMFDLVKPQDAVIAFGGAGYNNPIVASSSTNTFTGTIPGVTLNVQAVSDKPVTVTVATDVDGVVAKIDDFVAKFNEVIDLITQLTDYDPETEEAGVLLGETTVDLVKTRLYNTLRAAVQGVGDLDRVSELGISVGTGGKLQFDEEKFRTVYENDPDAVEEFFSSFDQDKYRAAAADGEDALDRFYANEPMGFGHVMDRLLDVMTRTDGIIARKTSSYQRRESLFSDRIEYLEEMLERKEQRLYQQFYNMELALSRMQEMQSALSSYTPISPITTSSSTSRA is encoded by the coding sequence ATGGGTACCATCAGTTCCAGCACAGGACTGATCAGCGGGCTGGACATCGAAAGTCTGGTCAGTTCGCTGATCGCGGTGGAAACCCGTCCGATCACGCTCCTCGAGAACCAGAAAAAGGGCCTCGAGGCGGAACGGACGGCGTTTATGACGGTTTCAGCAAGACTGCTGTCGCTGAAGCTCTCGGTCGTTCCGTTCAAATCGGGGGTGACGTTCCGGCCGCGAAGCGCCAGCAGCAGCGATGAGAACGTCCTGACCGCCAAGGCGTCATCGTCAGCCAGTCCGGGCAGCTACTCGTTCCGCGTCCGGCAGTTGGCCCAGACCCACCAGATGGTCAGCTCGGGCTTCAGCGATCCCGATCTGAGCCCGATCTCTCCCGGCACGATCACCATCGAGATGGGCCAGGGGCGGCTTGACCGCGAAACCGAACTGAACTTCCTCAACGGCCACCAGGGCGTTCGGCGGGGAGTAATACGAATTACGGACCGATCGGGCGGATCGGCCGAGGTCGATCTGGGCAGCGCGGTGACGGTCCAGGACGTGATTGATCAGATCAATCAGACCTCTGGGATCAGCGTCCGGGCGTCGATCGACGGCGACCGGCTGGTGCTGACCGACCAGACCGGCCAGAGCACCGGCAACCTGATCGTCGAGGATATGCACCAGGGGTACGCGGCTCAGGACCTGGGCATCGCCGGGATCGGCACGGAGGGTGTGATCACCGGCCAGGATCTGGTCCGGATCACGGAAACCACGACGCTCAAGGCGCTTAACGACGGGGCGGGCGTCCGCTCGTCGCGGGACGCCTCCGCGGACCTGCACATCAAGCTGCACAGCGGGGTCGAATTCGACGTGGGGTTGCCCGAGGCCCTGACCCTCGATACGTCGCTGAGCATGCTCAACCGCGGCAAGGGAGTCCGGCTGGGGGCGATCCAGATCACCATGCGCAACGGTGATGAGAAGATCGTCGATCTGACCGGCGCGACCACGCTGGGCGACGTGGCCTCTAAAATTAGCACTGCTACAGATGGTAAAGTGACGCTGGGAACGGTGGGTACCGGCGTGCGACTGAGCGATAGCACCGGCGGCGAGGGAACGCTGAAGATCGAGAATTTTGGCGGCAGCTACGCCGCCAGCGATCTGGGGATCGACAAGGAGAGCGAGGAGGGGCAGGCGATCGTCAGCGGGGACGATATCTTCTTCACGCTCAGCACGGTGGGCGACGTGATCCGGGCCGTCCAGGACGCTGCGGACCGCAGTGCGGCTGGGCCGGGGGCCCTGACCGCGCGGGTCGCGGCCGACGGCAAGCGGATCGAGTTGATCGACAATACGACCGGGGCCGGGGCATTCGAAATCAGTTCGGCCAACGAGTCGGGTCTGGCGGAGGACCTGGGCCTGGCCGGGGTTTTTGACGGTTCGACGGCTGAGGGTCGGCGGGTGGTTTCGGGGCTCAACGCCGTGCTGCTTCGGAGCCTTAACGGCGGGTCGGGGGTCGAGTTGGGCCAGATCCGGATCCAGGACCGCACGGGCGGCGAGGCGACGCTGGACCTTTCGACGGCTGAGACACTCGACGACGTGCTGGCTGCGATCAACAACTCGCCCGACGTCAACGTTCGGGCGGAGTTGAACCAAGCCGGTACGGGGATTGTAGTTCGCGATATGACCGGTGCGACCACGGGGAACTTCCGGATCAGCGGGGCGATGGCTGAGCAGTTGGGCATTGCCTACGACGGCGAGGCCGCGACGGTGGACAGCGGCAACAACCAGTTCCGTTACGTATCGGAGAACACGCTGCTATCGGAGCTCAACGGCGGGCGCGGCATCAGCAGCGGGAGCTTCACCGTCACGGACAGCACGGGCAACCAGAAGCGTTTTGCCGTGGCGTCGAACAACGACATGACGGTGGGCGCGCTGGTGGACATAATCAACAAAGAGACGGCTGAGGGACGTCTGAATGTCACCGCGTCGATCAACGCCAACGGCGACGGGATTCTCCTGACGGACACCGGCGACGGGGCGGGCACGCTGACCGTGGCGGACAATGCCGGCGGGCGGACGGCTCGCGATCTGCGGATCGCCGGCAAGAGCGAGACATCCGGCAACGGGACGATCGACGGTTCCTACGAGTACCGCATCGAGGTGGACAGCGGCGACGGGCTCCAGGCGGTGGTCGACAAGATCAACGCGTTGGGCGTTCCGATCAAGGCCGGCATCATCAACGACGGCAGCCAGATCAACGGGTATCGCCTGAGCCTTTCGAGCGAGCTGAGCGGCAAGGACGGCCGCATGATCGTCAACTGGGGCCAGACGGACCTGGCCATGTTCGACCTGGTCAAGCCGCAGGACGCGGTGATCGCGTTCGGCGGGGCTGGGTACAACAATCCGATTGTGGCCAGTTCGAGCACGAACACGTTCACCGGCACGATTCCGGGCGTGACACTCAACGTCCAGGCGGTCTCCGACAAGCCGGTCACGGTGACGGTGGCGACGGATGTGGACGGCGTGGTCGCCAAGATCGACGACTTCGTGGCGAAGTTCAACGAGGTGATCGACCTGATAACGCAGTTGACCGACTACGATCCGGAGACCGAAGAGGCCGGCGTGCTGTTGGGCGAGACCACGGTCGATCTGGTCAAGACGCGGCTGTACAACACGCTTCGCGCCGCGGTGCAGGGCGTCGGGGATCTGGACCGGGTTTCGGAACTCGGGATCAGCGTCGGCACCGGCGGCAAGCTTCAGTTCGACGAGGAGAAATTCCGCACCGTCTACGAGAACGATCCGGACGCGGTGGAGGAGTTCTTCTCCAGCTTCGACCAGGACAAGTATCGGGCGGCCGCGGCCGACGGCGAGGACGCCCTGGATCGGTTCTACGCCAACGAGCCGATGGGCTTCGGCCACGTGATGGACCGCCTGCTGGACGTGATGACCCGGACCGACGGGATCATCGCCCGAAAGACCAGCAGCTATCAGCGGCGGGAATCGCTGTTTTCCGACCGCATCGAGTATCTCGAGGAGATGCTGGAGCGCAAGGAGCAGCGGCTTTACCAGCAGTTTTACAATATGGAGCTGGCCCTTTCGCGGATGCAGGAAATGCAGTCCGCGTTGTCAAGTTACACCCCGATTTCACCGATCACTACCAGCAGTTCGACGAGCAGAGCATGA